The genome window GCGTGACCAGTCCCTAATGGTTGGAGCTGTCTGTAAATACTGGCTTTTGCACCTAGACCATTTGCCAATTCTTCTAAACTTTTTACGACATCACCTCCAAAAAATGCTGGATCTCCCAGTATAAAGGCAATTTCTTCTAGTGGTTCTGAAAGAATACGCGCAATATCTTTTACCAATCGGTGAACGATAGGCTGATTTGCAATAGGAATTAATGGTTTAGGAACGGTAAGTGAGTGTGGGCGTAATCGTGAACCACGACCTGCCATAGGTACTATTATTTTCATCTTTTTATATTACTTAGTCTAAGTTAATATTATTGTCCGAACAAATCTTTTTGAAACGTTCTTGTTTATTTTCTTCTGCAAACATATCGTATAAATACCGCATTAGCTTTTCTGCATCTGCTGTATAAGGAGAACCTGATTCTATATAAAGTGCTCTTGCGTCGATGGCTTTTTGCAATGATTCTTCTATCCTTTTTTGATTCATAAAGATCAAAGCCAGTCCATAGTGACCTTCTGGATCCTTAGGATTAATTTCTAGGAGTTTTTGATACCAAAATATAGCGCTTTCAAAATCTTTCTTGTAGTTATAAGCTACTGCCATATTCATTAAGGAAGTAGGATTTAAAGAGTCTACTGCATAAGATTTTTTATAAGCCTCTATAGCCTTGTCGTACTTATTGATCAATCTGTAGGATCTTCCTAGATTATCCCAAGCAAACACAAATTTAGAATCTATATCCACCGCCTTTTCATAGAGTTTAATGGCTTTTTTGTAGTCCTTAGCTTCCATAAAGTCAATTCCCTTTAAATAGAATTCCATAGCCTTCTCATTGGTAGAATACGAGTTTAATTTCTCTTCATCATTAGAAAAAGTCACTTTTTCAATCGCAGCACA of Nonlabens sp. Ci31 contains these proteins:
- a CDS encoding tetratricopeptide repeat protein, which codes for MKNLLIIILLLLSLGSFAQVEAKNKVMSAVICECLENTEAASLKENFQETYKECLKGAVLAGMLSQINTQRDTTITINPEAGIERIDQSDMEATMLLLQKNCDIYNTYTTAILPLDSLVPDVSSEACECVGRISTSISLEEKNLLIKECTTNAIVTSISSKKANLSTVEQMKSFYKMVSDHLVENCAAIEKVTFSNDEEKLNSYSTNEKAMEFYLKGIDFMEAKDYKKAIKLYEKAVDIDSKFVFAWDNLGRSYRLINKYDKAIEAYKKSYAVDSLNPTSLMNMAVAYNYKKDFESAIFWYQKLLEINPKDPEGHYGLALIFMNQKRIEESLQKAIDARALYIESGSPYTADAEKLMRYLYDMFAEENKQERFKKICSDNNINLD